From Longimicrobiaceae bacterium, the proteins below share one genomic window:
- a CDS encoding alpha/beta hydrolase: MPDGRVETSQLGACAAEWTKERWITVERWRVRYREAGTGPTIVLLHGLAVSADYWWRNGPALAAAGYRVLAPDLPGFGRTNGPPAGLSIPEQATALDAWAQRMHLEPAVYVGHSLSCQTVLQHAVWQPRRVAGLVLAAPTGDPARHRLLRQAIGLLRDAPRESWRLKVVVAQAYLRAGFRRAWNTWVAAARNDALALATDARSPGVVLLGTRDPVVGRDFAAALAASLPGGELRWIEGGSHAGIYDTAREFNGEVVRFTRSVL; the protein is encoded by the coding sequence GTGCCTGACGGCCGCGTGGAGACGAGCCAGCTCGGCGCCTGCGCAGCCGAGTGGACGAAGGAACGGTGGATCACGGTGGAGCGCTGGCGCGTTCGCTATCGCGAAGCCGGGACCGGGCCGACGATCGTGCTGCTGCACGGCCTCGCCGTGTCGGCCGACTACTGGTGGCGAAACGGGCCGGCCCTCGCGGCCGCCGGCTACCGCGTGCTCGCTCCTGACCTACCCGGGTTCGGCCGCACCAACGGCCCTCCCGCGGGACTCTCCATTCCGGAACAGGCGACGGCGCTCGACGCCTGGGCGCAGCGGATGCACCTCGAGCCGGCCGTCTACGTCGGTCACTCGCTCTCCTGTCAGACCGTTCTGCAGCACGCCGTCTGGCAGCCGCGTCGGGTGGCAGGGCTGGTCCTGGCGGCGCCCACCGGTGATCCCGCGAGGCACCGCCTGTTGCGGCAGGCCATCGGTCTGCTGCGCGATGCGCCGCGTGAGTCGTGGAGGCTGAAGGTGGTGGTGGCGCAGGCCTATCTGCGCGCCGGCTTCCGCCGAGCCTGGAACACCTGGGTCGCTGCCGCGCGCAACGACGCGCTGGCCCTGGCGACAGACGCGCGCTCTCCCGGGGTCGTCTTGCTGGGAACCCGTGATCCGGTGGTGGGGAGAGACTTCGCCGCAGCCCTCGCGGCGAGCCTTCCCGGGGGCGAGCTCCGCTGGATCGAGGGCGGCTCGCACGCCGGCATCTACGACACGGCGCGCGAGTTCAACGGGGAGGTGGTGAGGTTTACGCGCTCGGTGCTTTGA
- a CDS encoding alpha/beta fold hydrolase: protein MSTRVRGYDIHSLEAGSAGDPLVLLHGLSGSGRWWERNINGLATRHRVLIPDLVGYGRSPLAGRVPTLDAMADLLASWLDVLEIEQADVAGHSMGGQVAIHFAVRHPQRLHRLVLVDAAGIPRPTTPRHVARFALEIAPLWRWGDPSFLRVIVGDAWTAGPRTLLRSIGHILRDDVRPLLPRIQAPTLILWGERDSWVPLSHALELRQGIPDSSLVILRGAAHMPMVDRPEAFNRLVLRFLQGEPVGA, encoded by the coding sequence ATGTCCACCCGCGTCCGGGGCTACGACATCCACTCGCTGGAAGCCGGATCCGCCGGGGACCCCCTGGTGCTCCTGCACGGCCTCTCCGGGTCCGGGCGCTGGTGGGAGCGCAACATCAACGGACTCGCCACGCGGCACCGGGTGCTCATTCCGGACCTGGTCGGCTACGGACGTAGCCCCCTGGCGGGGCGGGTCCCCACCCTCGACGCAATGGCCGATCTCCTGGCGTCCTGGCTGGACGTGCTGGAGATCGAGCAGGCCGACGTCGCGGGCCACTCGATGGGGGGACAGGTAGCGATTCACTTCGCTGTCCGCCACCCCCAGCGCCTCCACCGCCTGGTGCTGGTGGACGCAGCGGGCATCCCCCGCCCCACCACTCCTCGCCACGTCGCCCGCTTCGCCCTGGAGATCGCGCCGCTCTGGCGCTGGGGCGATCCGTCGTTCCTCCGCGTGATCGTCGGCGACGCGTGGACGGCCGGCCCGCGAACCCTCCTCCGCTCGATCGGACACATCCTGCGCGACGACGTGCGCCCCCTGCTCCCGAGGATCCAGGCTCCCACCCTCATTCTCTGGGGAGAGCGGGATAGCTGGGTGCCGCTCTCCCATGCCCTCGAGTTGCGGCAGGGCATCCCCGACTCGTCGCTGGTGATCCTCCGTGGGGCGGCGCACATGCCGATGGTGGATCGGCCGGAAGCCTTCAACCGCCTCGTGCTCCGTTTCCTGCAAGGTGAGCCGGTCGGTGCCTGA
- a CDS encoding hemolysin family protein — protein sequence MDPDIVLPTFLFVLALLAANAYFVTAEFALLTLHRSRAEQEARDGDSRADRLLPVINSPDRLLLTAQIGSSLTTMLVGFLLARASLQWSGPASGTRVGVVVLAFAMAVLLHAALSGLLPKLVGIHRAARVAGVVLPPLRWLETGLRLVTWPLSKLVSAVARLFGVTESGFHPLVRTPEEIRILVARGHEQGVVEEDEREMIHGIFEFSQTVAREVMTPRIDVVAVPVDITLPELIRVVVEEGHSRLPVYSGTIDSVVGVLLAKDLIPLLADPDRFRDRPFDIREVMREAYFVPDTKPVDDILAEFQQQKVHLAVVLDEFGGTYGVVTMEDLLEEIVGEIDDEYDVSEPDFSATPEGDVLIDGGVSLSEVNERYGLGLPEEDYDTIGGYIFGALGRVPVPGDQIDAPGQDGAVTLVVEEIEDRRVLRVRLTRAAPVVEEVAADE from the coding sequence ATGGACCCCGACATAGTACTACCCACCTTCCTCTTCGTTCTCGCACTCCTGGCGGCGAACGCTTACTTCGTGACCGCAGAATTCGCCCTGCTCACCCTGCATCGCTCGCGGGCGGAGCAGGAGGCGCGTGACGGAGACTCCAGGGCGGACCGCCTGCTCCCCGTGATCAATTCGCCGGATCGCCTGCTGCTCACGGCGCAGATCGGGAGCAGCCTCACGACCATGCTGGTTGGATTCCTGCTCGCGCGAGCTTCGCTCCAATGGAGCGGGCCGGCGTCGGGCACGCGGGTGGGCGTGGTCGTCCTGGCCTTCGCTATGGCGGTTCTGCTCCACGCCGCCCTGAGCGGGCTGCTGCCCAAGCTGGTGGGGATCCACCGAGCAGCTCGAGTCGCCGGCGTGGTCCTGCCGCCTCTGCGCTGGCTGGAGACGGGGCTCCGCCTCGTGACCTGGCCGCTGTCGAAGCTCGTCTCGGCGGTGGCGCGTCTCTTCGGAGTGACCGAGTCCGGATTCCATCCGCTCGTCCGCACGCCCGAGGAGATCCGCATTCTGGTGGCGCGCGGCCACGAGCAGGGAGTGGTCGAAGAGGACGAGCGGGAGATGATCCACGGCATCTTCGAATTCTCGCAGACCGTGGCCCGCGAGGTGATGACGCCACGCATCGACGTCGTCGCCGTGCCGGTCGACATCACCCTCCCGGAGCTGATCCGGGTGGTCGTGGAGGAGGGTCACTCGCGCTTGCCGGTCTACTCCGGCACCATCGACAGCGTGGTCGGAGTGCTGCTGGCGAAGGACCTGATCCCGCTGCTCGCCGACCCGGATCGCTTCCGGGATCGACCCTTCGACATCCGCGAGGTGATGCGCGAGGCCTACTTCGTTCCGGATACGAAGCCGGTCGACGACATCCTGGCGGAGTTCCAGCAGCAGAAGGTGCACCTCGCGGTGGTCCTCGACGAGTTCGGCGGCACCTATGGCGTGGTGACGATGGAGGACCTGCTGGAGGAGATCGTCGGCGAGATCGACGACGAGTATGACGTCTCCGAGCCCGACTTCTCGGCGACCCCGGAGGGCGACGTGCTGATCGACGGTGGAGTTTCCCTCTCGGAGGTCAACGAGCGCTACGGACTGGGTCTGCCCGAGGAAGACTACGACACGATCGGCGGGTACATCTTCGGGGCGCTGGGCCGCGTGCCGGTGCCCGGAGACCAGATCGATGCCCCCGGCCAGGACGGCGCGGTCACCCTGGTGGTGGAGGAGATCGAGGATCGCCGCGTCTTGCGGGTGCGCCTGACGCGTGCGGCTCCGGTGGTGGAGGAGGTCGCCGCGGACGAATGA
- a CDS encoding tetratricopeptide repeat protein: MTYSFLSSEEFDERAHQYYDAGEYDLALEVLKEGIQRYPQAVDLHVGLGYVRLAREEYVWAYQSFSEGLLLDADHEDAWVGLGEALLKFGKVDEALRAFQRVEELGLGDDCEMGLAIGRALYREGLFRESRDRLAALAVKHRNSAEVRAALGYTLHALGDDLGARRELRAALRLDPDLHEVRIYLAHLLFERGDLESSLREMERVPPAEHWDPLSLWRFIELKCSLDGLTEDDPSLAPWRDRWLELQAEPDAVDHLLAEVEAAFEDAGNDAGAALTVIAPGRPEAEIHRVRTADGRLFTGTWNEIVARMADELAGPGESVASFMEQAANRVRSLTGCEIPCDDPESFLRESARMGLLEIDD; this comes from the coding sequence ATGACGTATTCATTCCTGAGTTCTGAAGAGTTCGACGAGCGCGCGCATCAGTACTACGATGCCGGCGAGTACGACCTCGCGCTCGAGGTGCTGAAGGAGGGGATTCAGCGGTATCCGCAGGCGGTGGATCTGCACGTGGGGCTGGGTTACGTCCGCCTCGCTCGCGAGGAGTACGTCTGGGCGTACCAGAGCTTCTCCGAGGGCTTGCTGCTCGACGCGGACCACGAGGACGCCTGGGTCGGGTTGGGCGAGGCGCTGCTGAAGTTCGGGAAGGTGGACGAGGCGCTGCGCGCCTTCCAACGGGTGGAGGAGCTCGGGCTGGGTGACGATTGCGAGATGGGGCTGGCGATCGGCCGGGCCCTGTATCGGGAAGGCCTCTTCCGCGAGTCCCGGGATCGGCTGGCCGCTCTGGCGGTGAAGCACCGGAACTCCGCGGAAGTGCGCGCGGCGCTGGGCTACACGTTGCATGCATTGGGCGATGACCTCGGCGCGCGACGGGAGCTTCGCGCGGCCCTTCGCCTCGATCCCGACCTTCACGAGGTTCGCATCTACCTTGCTCATCTGCTCTTCGAGCGGGGCGACCTGGAGTCGTCGCTGCGCGAAATGGAGCGGGTGCCTCCCGCTGAGCACTGGGATCCCCTCTCGCTCTGGCGGTTCATCGAGCTGAAGTGCAGTCTCGACGGCCTCACCGAGGATGATCCGTCGCTCGCCCCCTGGCGTGACCGCTGGCTGGAGCTGCAGGCCGAGCCCGATGCCGTGGATCACCTGCTCGCCGAGGTCGAGGCGGCTTTCGAGGACGCGGGTAACGACGCGGGGGCCGCGCTAACGGTGATCGCGCCGGGCCGGCCCGAGGCGGAGATCCACCGCGTCCGCACGGCTGACGGCCGGCTCTTCACCGGAACCTGGAACGAGATCGTCGCGCGGATGGCCGACGAGCTCGCTGGACCCGGCGAATCGGTCGCCTCCTTCATGGAGCAGGCGGCGAACCGGGTTCGCAGCCTGACCGGGTGTGAGATTCCCTGCGACGATCCGGAGAGCTTCCTGCGCGAGAGCGCCCGGATGGGATTGCTCGAGATCGACGACTGA
- a CDS encoding tetratricopeptide repeat protein translates to MAAGTEDQESALRPLRNVASTTAALRSGELTEEESRAAVIQVAAAVEMSLRRLLRDYPGAALQVRLRALAPDELRADEVLAELRQHDQISIELAAAVHDLLEVRQRLRGGAPLSPQDATLAYQVADRLEQEANRPHPPVPAPSPTVDEFEEEASVLAASPPRRRRRMASTPPKGQLALAGVVIVLLVALGVWWAAPGDSSELEEGITLFRMGAYEDAASHFWRFAQENPEDPTPRLYLARIHRRLERPDLAAAQLDTALELAPEDPDVFVELGFLLIDTGHPAEAVGRFRSALSLDPDSETAWIGLVTALREDGRPDAAERVVQTAPPALRPRLALPVDSAAAP, encoded by the coding sequence GTGGCGGCCGGAACCGAGGATCAGGAATCCGCGCTTCGCCCGCTCCGGAATGTCGCGTCCACGACGGCGGCGCTCCGTTCGGGTGAGCTCACCGAAGAAGAGAGCCGGGCGGCGGTCATACAGGTAGCCGCCGCGGTCGAGATGTCGCTGCGGCGCCTCCTCCGCGACTACCCGGGCGCTGCCCTGCAGGTGAGACTGCGCGCCCTGGCGCCCGACGAGCTGCGGGCGGACGAGGTTCTCGCCGAGCTCCGCCAGCACGACCAGATCTCTATCGAGCTCGCCGCTGCCGTGCACGACCTGCTCGAGGTCCGGCAACGCCTGCGCGGTGGTGCTCCGCTCTCGCCGCAGGACGCAACCCTCGCCTACCAGGTGGCGGACCGCCTCGAGCAGGAGGCCAATCGTCCGCATCCGCCGGTCCCCGCTCCCAGCCCGACAGTCGACGAATTCGAGGAGGAGGCCAGCGTCCTGGCCGCGAGCCCTCCCCGGCGTCGCAGGCGCATGGCGAGCACCCCGCCGAAGGGTCAGCTGGCCCTGGCAGGCGTGGTGATCGTGTTGCTCGTGGCCCTTGGCGTGTGGTGGGCTGCGCCGGGGGACAGCAGCGAGCTCGAGGAAGGAATCACTCTCTTCCGCATGGGCGCGTACGAGGACGCGGCATCGCATTTCTGGCGCTTCGCCCAGGAGAACCCGGAAGATCCTACCCCGCGCCTCTACCTGGCCCGGATTCACCGGCGGCTGGAGCGTCCGGACCTTGCGGCCGCTCAGCTCGACACGGCGCTCGAGCTCGCGCCCGAGGACCCCGACGTCTTCGTGGAGCTGGGCTTCCTGCTGATCGACACGGGTCACCCGGCCGAGGCGGTCGGTCGCTTCCGCTCCGCTCTCTCGCTCGATCCCGACTCGGAAACGGCCTGGATAGGCCTGGTCACCGCCCTGCGCGAGGACGGGCGTCCTGACGCCGCAGAGCGGGTCGTGCAAACGGCGCCGCCCGCCCTGCGTCCGCGGCTCGCCCTTCCAGTCGACTCTGCCGCCGCGCCGTGA
- a CDS encoding zinc ribbon domain-containing protein, translated as MSLSAMNLAERLYLRLLEALRQGGVRHDQEITVGDVYQHLVPYRAVRSELGVFELAEYEHALLQLLAGEGEFLRVADETVRSELAAELRSPNPILGIYRDYAASPVVLLRSGEELRASAAADADSPGTAPKGTEEETVRPVTDFLQEDSDDAADEVSARESAGDVGGRNAPRVGNAAGGPARSRQDPSDQASVGEPRPLPPLDYPAPSPAPADATRVAGHSPAPFPDRDSGDAQRPQVMQAECVRCGQILPEVEGLRFCPYCGIDQTVLPCERCGTPLQPEWSFCIRCGTRRSLPPAAGA; from the coding sequence GTGAGCTTGAGCGCGATGAACCTGGCCGAGCGTCTCTACCTACGGCTGCTGGAGGCGCTTCGTCAGGGCGGCGTCCGACACGACCAGGAGATCACGGTCGGCGACGTCTACCAGCACCTCGTTCCCTATCGGGCGGTTCGTTCGGAGCTCGGCGTGTTCGAGCTGGCCGAGTACGAGCACGCCCTGCTTCAACTGCTCGCGGGAGAAGGCGAATTCCTGCGGGTGGCCGATGAGACGGTACGGTCGGAGCTGGCCGCCGAGCTCCGATCTCCCAACCCCATCCTCGGCATCTATCGAGACTACGCGGCGAGCCCGGTCGTGCTCCTTCGCTCCGGGGAGGAGCTGCGCGCGTCCGCTGCCGCGGACGCGGACTCTCCTGGCACAGCGCCGAAAGGAACCGAGGAGGAGACGGTCCGGCCGGTCACCGATTTTCTGCAGGAAGACTCCGACGACGCGGCTGACGAGGTCTCGGCGCGTGAGTCCGCCGGCGACGTCGGCGGCCGAAATGCACCCCGAGTGGGGAATGCTGCGGGCGGGCCCGCGAGGAGTCGCCAAGACCCGTCGGACCAGGCCAGTGTGGGTGAGCCGCGCCCGCTTCCTCCGCTCGATTACCCGGCTCCGTCACCCGCTCCGGCCGATGCCACTCGCGTGGCGGGGCACTCGCCTGCGCCGTTTCCGGACAGGGATTCGGGAGACGCGCAGCGTCCGCAGGTCATGCAGGCCGAATGCGTTCGCTGCGGCCAGATCCTTCCGGAGGTCGAGGGGCTTCGCTTCTGTCCGTATTGCGGGATTGATCAGACTGTCCTGCCGTGTGAGCGCTGCGGCACGCCCTTGCAGCCGGAGTGGAGCTTCTGCATCCGCTGTGGGACCCGGCGCTCCCTCCCGCCCGCCGCAGGCGCCTGA
- a CDS encoding c-type cytochrome → MAGRRSGRWFVLPGVLAALLAGCEVRAGADTEEGLAADLEPSTPVHAAGSIPPGLTEEEVERGRELFLPCAVCHGLDGQGNQLGPSLRDTVWVHIDGSLASIEQIIRSGVPQPLDYPVPMVPMGGGEFDDADLRAVAAYVYAISHPSPPDSVPPAERSPPRRR, encoded by the coding sequence GTGGCTGGAAGGAGGTCGGGGAGGTGGTTCGTCCTGCCAGGGGTGCTCGCGGCTCTGCTCGCCGGGTGCGAGGTACGGGCGGGGGCCGACACAGAGGAAGGACTCGCCGCCGACCTGGAGCCGTCGACTCCGGTGCACGCGGCCGGCTCGATACCGCCCGGTCTGACCGAGGAGGAGGTCGAGCGCGGTCGCGAGCTCTTCCTCCCCTGCGCGGTCTGTCACGGTTTGGACGGCCAGGGGAACCAGCTCGGTCCGTCGCTGCGGGACACGGTCTGGGTCCACATAGACGGGTCCCTCGCGTCCATCGAGCAGATCATCCGCAGTGGCGTTCCGCAGCCGCTCGACTACCCGGTTCCGATGGTCCCGATGGGCGGCGGAGAGTTCGACGACGCCGACCTCCGTGCGGTGGCCGCGTACGTCTACGCCATCTCCCATCCGTCCCCGCCCGATTCGGTGCCACCGGCGGAGCGCTCTCCGCCGCGCCGGCGCTGA
- a CDS encoding PRC-barrel domain-containing protein, translating into MSDEFDRVVPLDELPDFEVAEGDPDVRGWEVLASDGTRIGEVDDLLVDTDAMKVRYLDVDLTSDFDAGEDRHILVPIGYARLAESDDRVIVDELSAADIAALPLYDHSPLTREYETDLRSRYDRDNVGTRDDTDFYASDLYDPDRFYSARRQSRGNPMA; encoded by the coding sequence ATGAGCGACGAGTTCGACCGGGTGGTGCCTCTGGACGAGCTTCCAGACTTCGAGGTGGCGGAGGGAGACCCCGACGTGCGCGGGTGGGAGGTGCTCGCTTCCGATGGGACGCGAATCGGCGAGGTCGATGACCTCCTCGTGGATACGGACGCGATGAAGGTTCGTTACCTGGACGTGGACCTGACGAGCGATTTCGACGCTGGGGAGGACCGGCACATCCTGGTCCCGATCGGGTATGCGCGGCTGGCCGAGTCGGATGACCGGGTGATCGTCGATGAGCTGAGCGCCGCGGACATCGCCGCGCTTCCCCTGTATGACCATTCGCCGCTGACGCGAGAGTACGAAACCGACTTGCGGAGCCGCTACGATCGCGACAACGTCGGCACGCGAGACGACACGGATTTCTACGCCTCTGACCTCTACGACCCCGACCGCTTCTACTCGGCTCGACGCCAGAGCCGGGGCAATCCGATGGCGTAG
- a CDS encoding gluconokinase has translation MHNRTPTGAERVLVLDVGSSSVRATFFDATGESLPSGEEMRRRYRWRSEPEGAMECEADRLLAEVEQVLDAAVAKARAERLEIVAVAIAAFWHSLMGLDRSGMPSTPVFGWGDTRASDTAISLRAQVEERAIHERTGCFLHPSYPLVRLVWLRSHDPDAFARTAAWVSFPEYLEERLLGVRRCSISMASGSGLLDVHRCDWDERAAEVAGIDPRQLSPLVDAHEAASGLRPEYAQRWPELAHIPWFPALGDGACANAGSGAVGTERFGVTVGTSAAVRALWQPGGRVSIPEALWCYRLDRRWWVAGGALSNGGNALDYLRRTLRVGTTAESDPRVGVLPPDGHGLTVLPFLRGERGPGWQMEREGVMVGMSDVTRPEEILRAWMEAVAYRIARVAERLEEVGGPVREVVASGGALYSSPAWTQILADVLNRPVVLTGEREDTSRGAALMALRSLGLIEGLRELAPPVARRLEPDPDRHAVYCEAAARQQRLLEVLATWSDR, from the coding sequence ATGCACAATCGCACTCCAACCGGCGCCGAGCGGGTCCTGGTGCTCGACGTGGGTAGCTCGTCCGTGCGGGCGACTTTCTTCGATGCGACCGGAGAGAGCCTGCCCTCCGGCGAGGAGATGCGCCGGCGCTACCGCTGGCGATCCGAGCCCGAGGGGGCGATGGAGTGCGAGGCAGATCGGTTGCTCGCGGAGGTAGAGCAGGTCCTGGACGCCGCGGTCGCGAAGGCGCGCGCGGAGCGTCTCGAAATCGTGGCCGTTGCGATCGCCGCCTTCTGGCACAGCCTGATGGGGTTGGATCGATCCGGAATGCCGTCCACTCCGGTCTTCGGGTGGGGCGATACGCGTGCTTCCGACACGGCCATTTCACTGCGCGCGCAGGTGGAAGAGCGGGCGATCCACGAACGGACCGGGTGCTTCCTCCACCCCAGCTATCCGCTCGTTCGCCTGGTGTGGCTGCGCTCTCACGACCCCGATGCTTTCGCGCGGACTGCGGCCTGGGTATCATTTCCCGAATACCTGGAAGAGCGGCTGCTCGGGGTGCGGCGGTGCTCCATCTCGATGGCCTCCGGGTCGGGGCTGCTCGACGTCCATCGCTGCGACTGGGATGAGCGGGCCGCCGAGGTCGCGGGGATCGACCCGCGGCAGCTGTCGCCACTGGTGGATGCACACGAAGCGGCGTCGGGCCTGCGACCGGAGTACGCGCAGCGCTGGCCCGAGCTTGCACATATTCCCTGGTTTCCGGCGCTCGGCGACGGTGCGTGCGCGAATGCTGGAAGCGGGGCGGTAGGAACGGAACGGTTCGGGGTCACCGTCGGGACGAGTGCCGCGGTTCGAGCGCTTTGGCAGCCCGGTGGCCGGGTGAGCATTCCGGAGGCGCTCTGGTGCTATCGTCTCGACCGGCGCTGGTGGGTGGCGGGCGGAGCACTCTCCAATGGTGGCAACGCTCTGGACTATCTTCGCCGCACACTGCGCGTGGGGACGACGGCTGAATCCGACCCACGGGTAGGGGTGCTGCCGCCGGACGGCCACGGCCTCACGGTGCTCCCCTTCTTGCGCGGGGAACGGGGTCCCGGCTGGCAGATGGAACGGGAGGGGGTGATGGTCGGGATGAGCGACGTCACGCGTCCGGAGGAGATCCTTCGGGCATGGATGGAAGCCGTGGCCTATCGCATTGCCCGGGTGGCGGAGCGGCTCGAGGAGGTCGGCGGCCCCGTCCGCGAAGTCGTGGCGAGCGGGGGCGCGCTCTATTCCTCCCCCGCCTGGACACAGATCCTGGCGGATGTGTTGAACCGACCGGTCGTCCTCACCGGCGAACGGGAGGACACCAGTCGCGGCGCCGCCTTGATGGCGTTGCGGAGCCTGGGTCTCATCGAGGGGCTGCGCGAGCTCGCCCCCCCGGTCGCACGGCGGCTGGAGCCCGATCCCGACCGTCACGCCGTCTATTGTGAGGCGGCCGCACGACAGCAACGACTCCTGGAAGTGCTGGCCACCTGGTCCGATCGCTAG
- the tkt gene encoding transketolase produces MPGQNELDQLCINTIRTLSMDAVQAANSGHPGTPMALAPLAYVLWTRHLKHNPADPKWVDRDRFILSAGHASMLLYSLLYLSGYGLELEDLKEFRQWESVTPGHPEYGMTRGVETTTGPLGQGFANGVGMAMAERHLAALFNRPGHEVIDHYTYAICSDGDLMEGVASEAASLAGHLKLGKLIYFWDDNSITIEGSTELAFTEDVLKRFDAYGWHTARVDDGNDLEAIDAAIRAAQADPRPSMIAVRTVIGYGSPNKAGTAKAHGAPLGEEEVRLTKQNLGWPTLEPFFVPEEALAHMRRQVERGREAQARWEERWQRYREAFPDDADALRAALERRLPEGWDADLPSFDPQDKPPATRAASAKVLNAIAKRVPWLVGGSADLAESNLTLIEGAESFQAGNYAGRNLHFGVREHAMGSILNGMAVHGGVRPYGGTFLIFSDYMRPPIRLAALMEQPVIYVFTHDSVGLGEDGPTHQPVEQLASLRAIPGLVDLRPCDANETVEAWRFAMEYDEGPVFLALSRQALPILDRTKYAGAENLRRGAYVLADAGRGEPEVILIATGSEVAVAVEAYHTLERQGIAARVVSMPSWVLFERQPKEYQESVLPSHVRARVSIEAAGPIGWHRWVGPEGQIIALTHFGESAPAKKIFEELGFTAENVVNKARCALGLEDSQPELERGLAAAGPTRHGTDES; encoded by the coding sequence ATGCCCGGCCAGAACGAGCTGGACCAGCTGTGTATCAATACCATCCGGACGCTCTCGATGGACGCGGTGCAGGCCGCCAACTCGGGACACCCGGGCACTCCCATGGCGCTCGCCCCGCTGGCGTATGTCCTATGGACGCGGCATCTCAAGCACAACCCGGCCGATCCGAAATGGGTTGATCGTGACCGCTTCATCCTCTCGGCCGGTCACGCCTCCATGCTTCTCTACTCGCTGCTGTACCTGAGCGGCTACGGCCTGGAGCTGGAGGACCTGAAGGAATTCCGTCAGTGGGAGAGCGTCACTCCCGGACACCCGGAATACGGGATGACGCGCGGCGTGGAGACGACCACCGGTCCGCTGGGGCAAGGCTTCGCCAACGGCGTCGGAATGGCGATGGCGGAGCGGCACCTCGCCGCGCTCTTCAACCGGCCGGGGCATGAGGTGATCGACCATTACACCTACGCCATCTGCTCCGACGGAGACCTGATGGAAGGGGTCGCGAGCGAGGCCGCGTCGCTGGCGGGTCACCTGAAGCTCGGCAAGCTGATCTATTTCTGGGACGACAACTCCATCACCATCGAGGGATCCACGGAGCTCGCCTTCACCGAGGACGTGCTCAAGCGCTTCGACGCGTACGGGTGGCACACCGCGCGGGTCGACGATGGCAACGACCTCGAGGCGATCGATGCCGCGATCCGCGCGGCGCAGGCGGATCCCCGCCCCTCGATGATCGCGGTCCGCACGGTGATCGGGTACGGGTCGCCCAACAAGGCCGGCACGGCCAAGGCGCACGGTGCGCCGCTGGGGGAGGAAGAGGTCCGCCTGACCAAGCAGAACCTCGGCTGGCCGACCCTGGAGCCCTTCTTCGTGCCGGAGGAGGCGCTCGCCCATATGCGCCGACAGGTTGAACGCGGCCGCGAAGCCCAGGCCCGCTGGGAGGAGCGCTGGCAGCGGTACCGCGAAGCCTTTCCCGATGACGCAGACGCGCTCCGAGCGGCTCTCGAGCGTCGCTTGCCGGAGGGGTGGGATGCGGACCTTCCCAGCTTCGATCCACAGGACAAGCCACCGGCCACGCGCGCAGCCTCGGCGAAGGTTCTGAACGCGATCGCCAAACGGGTCCCCTGGCTCGTAGGGGGATCGGCGGACCTGGCCGAATCGAACCTCACCCTCATCGAGGGCGCGGAGAGCTTCCAGGCGGGCAACTACGCTGGCCGCAACCTCCACTTCGGCGTGCGCGAGCACGCCATGGGATCCATCCTCAACGGGATGGCGGTGCACGGGGGAGTGCGGCCGTACGGCGGCACCTTCCTGATCTTCTCCGACTACATGCGGCCGCCCATCCGGCTCGCGGCGCTGATGGAGCAGCCCGTCATCTATGTGTTCACTCACGATAGTGTGGGACTCGGGGAGGACGGGCCCACCCACCAGCCGGTGGAGCAGCTCGCCTCGCTGAGGGCGATTCCCGGCCTGGTCGACCTGCGGCCGTGTGACGCCAACGAGACGGTAGAGGCCTGGCGCTTCGCCATGGAGTACGACGAGGGCCCGGTGTTCCTGGCGCTGAGCCGTCAGGCACTGCCGATCCTGGACCGGACGAAGTACGCGGGCGCGGAGAACCTGCGGAGAGGAGCTTACGTACTGGCCGACGCCGGCCGCGGCGAACCGGAGGTCATCCTCATCGCCACCGGCTCGGAAGTGGCAGTCGCGGTAGAGGCGTACCACACGCTGGAGCGGCAGGGCATCGCCGCGCGCGTGGTGAGCATGCCGAGTTGGGTCCTGTTCGAGCGTCAGCCGAAGGAGTATCAGGAATCGGTGCTGCCGAGCCACGTGCGCGCCCGCGTCTCGATCGAGGCGGCCGGCCCCATAGGCTGGCACCGCTGGGTGGGGCCGGAGGGGCAGATCATCGCCCTCACCCACTTCGGCGAGTCCGCGCCGGCGAAGAAGATCTTCGAGGAACTGGGCTTCACCGCCGAGAACGTGGTCAACAAGGCGCGCTGCGCCCTCGGCCTCGAAGATTCCCAGCCCGAGCTCGAGCGCGGCCTCGCGGCCGCCGGGCCGACACGGCACGGAACGGACGAGAGCTAA